Part of the Mangifera indica cultivar Alphonso chromosome 4, CATAS_Mindica_2.1, whole genome shotgun sequence genome, ATTGGCGGAATACATTGGTCCTGTGAAGATAATGAAATCTGAGATTAGTGGACGAGGCCTCTTTGCAACAAAGAATATTGATATTGGGACTTTGGTGTTAGTCACCAAAGCCATAGCTACTGAGAGAGGTATATTGTCCAGTGAAGATAAAAGTGAGAAGGTGCAACTTGTTATGTGGaaaaacttcattgataaagtaAAGGAATGTATTTCAAAGTGCCAAAGGACTCACCACTGGATTAGTACATTATCTCGTGGTGCAAATGAGGATGGTCTAGAAGTTCCTGATACCTGTCTGTTTAAGCCTGAGACTGAAGGGAGTAGCTATTCAACTGGGCAGGTTGATATGGGTAGGATTTTGAGCATTTTGGATGTGAATTCTCTTGTGGAGGATGGAGTTTCGGCAAAGGTTTTGGGGAAGAACAGAGGTGTTTATGGGGTTGGATTATGGATTCTAGCTTCATTCATAAACCATTCTTGTAGTGGTAATGCAAGACGCATACATGTGGGTGACAACATCATGGTTCATGTTTCTAGGAATGTAAAGGCAGGTGAAGAGATCACATATGCGTATTTTGACACACTAGTACCACTGGAGAAACGAAAGGAAATATCCCAGACTTGGGGATTTAATTGTAATTGTAACAGGTGCAAGTTTGAGGAAGGAATGAGTTCAAAGTCAAAGCAAGAGTTGAGGGAGATTGAAATGGGAATGGATGTAGGAAGTGCAGTGTATAGAATGGAGGAGAATATGAAAAGATGGATGGTAAGAGGGAAAGAGAGAGGGTATTTGAGGGCATCAAATTGGAAAGCGTATAGTGAGACATATGGAACGGAGAGGTTGATGAAGAGGTGGGGAAGGCGAATTCCAGCAGTGGAAGGTGTTGTGGATAGTGTTGTTGAAACTGTGGGTAGTGACGAGAGGCTATTCGAggttttgaagaaaaatggCAGCGGTGTGGAAGAGACGGAGAGAAGACTTAAGTTAGCAAAGGGAGTGTATGGAAAGTTTATGAAAAAGCAAGCATTGAAATCTCTTCTTGAGATGGACATTTGTTAACAACATTCATTCTGTTGACTTGTTCAATTTCTTGTGACTAACAGTAATAAATTGAAATGCCAAATGATTGCGCATTGTTTGTGTGTTTCCTACTCTTGTCAGCAAAGAGATTCACTTACTAGCAAAGTAAGTTTgtaattagaaacaaaatttcattGCAAGCAATCTcttataagatttttattttactgaaaccttttttattttttattaaatatatgttgaCATGCAGTTTGAATTATCCACGTAGTTTTCAGTTCAAcccacaataaaattaacacTTTCACACGTAGCAGGAAACATGGTACAACAACAGTAAAAATTGCAACTGCGACCTCAGATGTCATTCTCACTAACTTATTGTAATAAAGAATGCGGTCATCTCTTCCCTTGTTGCACTCAAGTAATGCACTTTGCACAAGTTCCTAATTCACCACAGTTCCAAAACATGaattaagttaatatttttaaaataaaattaagtgcCAGAATGaagtttcaaatttcaatttctcacCTTGACATCCCTGTGGGAAAAGAACATTCCCAAGTTATGGATAATCAACCTCATGTCTTCAacctgacaaaccaaacaaattcACATCACATGCTTTTAACTCAACATAAGCAAAAGATTTTTCTCACCCTTATGTAGCCGACTAGATTCCGGTCAAAAAACCTGGAAGCCTGCAACAGATAAGAATAGTCGATAACTGAAAAGACAAAAAGTACCCTACTTACATGCTTGGTTACTGGTACGCAGGACAAAAGGAGAAGAGTAGTAAGTTCTCAGGAAAATACCTGTAGTAGTTCCTTATCAACATCTTCTTTCTTCCCTGCCTCTGCCCCTCTCTCTTTTTCCGACAATATCTACATCAGCTCTGTGTTTTGCCTCTGTATCTTCCATATTAGTTTGCTCCTTGGTAGATAAATCAGTTTAATCCTTCAAATTCTCAGCCTCCTTACCAGGCTCAGCATTTGCATTAGTTTTACCGTTTTCTTCATCATTCTGTAGCAAAACACATTCCCAAGCTTAATAGTGAAAGGTTATGCAGTGACATTGACCAAGTATTCAATTCTAGATTAGAATTGAAAACAACAGAAAATGTGGTATAAATTTCAATGTGAGGTAAAATAATTAGAATGTAACTCTAAGTCCCAGGTTGTAACTCTTTCTTGACAGGATACATATACATCTTGGACATTCCAAATTGACTAAAGACATTAAATTAACGTTCTTCGTAGGATTAAcacatgaaattaattaaaaaacaaagatgcaagaaacaaaaaataccTACCTCAACAGGAGAGTTTTGTTGAGAATTAGCATCTTCCATTTCTTCACATTCTTCTGGATCTTCCTCATCTTCTGATTCCACTTTTAATTTTGCCTCATCAACATAATCAACAGAAATTTCTTCCTTCACCATAGTTTCTTCATCATCTGGTTGCACCATCTTTGTTGTTTCAGACTCAGTAGTCTTATTTTTCACAGTAAGCTCATTTGTTTTCAGTCACTTTCCTGGTgatgttttttcattttccttcagCTGGACTTCATCTCGTTGCCTCGTATGTTGATTCCTTTAATGCGTAGTCTCTAAACAAGCACAATGATAAGATGCCTATGATAAGGaattatttgatatacatgTAATGAATCAAGTCAAAAACAATCCCAGAGAAATGTTGAAAGACGACAGCCAATTTGATACTGAAGCATTTCATACAGTGCTTCTGCAAATAATGAGCTACAAAAAC contains:
- the LOC123213973 gene encoding methyltransferase FGSG_00040 → MTDEEQQLETTEELMQQLRSKATELLLREEWEQCVQVYSHFVNLCQQQIVKSTHDLTQLSKLNKSLCLAFSNRAEARSRLRDFNEALVDCEEALKIEGTHFKALLCKGKVLLSLNRYSMALDCFKATLVEAHTSGNLESVHGFLEKCKRLQYQSRTGAFDLTDWILNGFHGKFPELAEYIGPVKIMKSEISGRGLFATKNIDIGTLVLVTKAIATERGILSSEDKSEKVQLVMWKNFIDKVKECISKCQRTHHWISTLSRGANEDGLEVPDTCLFKPETEGSSYSTGQVDMGRILSILDVNSLVEDGVSAKVLGKNRGVYGVGLWILASFINHSCSGNARRIHVGDNIMVHVSRNVKAGEEITYAYFDTLVPLEKRKEISQTWGFNCNCNRCKFEEGMSSKSKQELREIEMGMDVGSAVYRMEENMKRWMVRGKERGYLRASNWKAYSETYGTERLMKRWGRRIPAVEGVVDSVVETVGSDERLFEVLKKNGSGVEETERRLKLAKGVYGKFMKKQALKSLLEMDIC